Proteins from a single region of Apium graveolens cultivar Ventura chromosome 7, ASM990537v1, whole genome shotgun sequence:
- the LOC141671269 gene encoding amino acid transporter AVT3C-like has protein sequence MVFSKEEDDASSSSYTIKSLPTENSSLLSKPHLLSSQSKTFANVFMAIVGAGVLGLPYTFKRTGWLTGSLMLFSVALLTFHCMMSLVHTRRRVENLNGGFSKINSFGDLGFAVSGSSGRLAVDVMIVLSQAGFCISYLIFVGNTLAFIFNQDSSLFGFSAKSIYIWGCFPFQLGLNSIPTLTHLAPLSIFAGAVDLGAMGVVMVQDVMVFMNAMPVTRAFTGFSNFFYGLGVSVYAFEGIGMVLPLESEIRDKDKFGRTLAMAMAFISVMFGSFGVLGYFAFGENTRDIITTNMGAGLLSSFVQFGLCVNLFFSFPLMMNPVFEVVERRVCEGRYTLWLRWLMVLLLSLIALSVPNFADFLSLVGSSVCVVLGFVLPAYFHWMVCKDEMGWKGWLLDAVTVVIGFVIALFGTWSSLVQIFSSKTA, from the coding sequence ATGGTATTTTCCAAAGAAGAAGATGATGCAAGCTCATCTTCATATACAATCAAGTCCTTGCCCACTGAAAATTCAAGCCTTTTATCCAAACCCCATCTACTCTCCTCTCAATCAAAGACTTTTGCCAATGTTTTCATGGCCATCGTTGGCGCTGGAGTCCTTGGTCTTCCCTACACTTTCAAAAGAACCGGCTGGCTCACCGGTTCACTAATGCTCTTCTCCGTGGCTCTCCTCACTTTCCACTGTATGATGTCTCTTGTTCACACTCGTCGTCGTGTCGAAAACCTCAATGGAGGGTTCTCCAAGATTAATTCTTTCGGTGATCTTGGTTTTGCTGTTTCGGGTTCTTCTGGTCGTCTAGCTGTTGATGTTATGATTGTGTTATCGCAAGCCGGCTTTTGTATTAGTTATCTTATTTTTGTGGGGAATACTTTGGCTTTTATTTTTAATCAGGATTCTAGTTTGTTTGGTTTTTCTGCCAAATCAATTTATATATGGGGTTGTTTTCCTTTTCAATTGGGGTTGAATTCAATTCCCACCTTGACCCATCTTGCGCCTTTGAGTATTTTTGCAGGTGCTGTTGATCTTGGGGCAATGGGGGTTGTGATGGTTCAGGATGTGATGGTGTTTATGAATGCAATGCCGGTGACTAGAGCGTTTACAGggttttcaaatttcttttatggTTTAGGTGTTTCAGTATATGCATTTGAGGGGATTGGAATGGTGTTACCCTTGGAATCGGAGATACGAGACAAGGACAAGTTTGGGAGGACTTTGGCGATGGCGATGGCTTTCATTTCTGTGATGTTTGGTTCATTTGGGGTTTTGGGATATTTTGCATTTGGGGAGAATACGAGAGATATAATTACTACCAACATGGGTGCAGGATTGTTGAGTAGTTTTGTTCAGTTTGGGTTATGCGTTAATCTGTTTTTCTCATTTCCGTTGATGATGAATCCAGTTTTTGAGGTTGTggagaggagagtttgtgaagGAAGGTACACATTGTGGTTGAGATGGTTGATGGTTCTGTTGTTGAGTTTGATTGCGCTGTCTGTGCCTAATTTTGCTGATTTTTTGTCACTGGTTGGGAGTAGTGTTTGTGTGGTGTTAGGATTTGTGCTGCCGGCTTACTTTCATTGGATGGTTTGTAAGGATGAAATGGGTTGGAAAGGATGGCTCTTGGATGCTGTGACTGTTGTCATTGGCTTTGTCATTGCATTGTTTGGGACTTGGTCTTCATTGGTACAGATATTCTCGTCCAAGACTGCTTAG